From Polaribacter butkevichii, a single genomic window includes:
- a CDS encoding ABC transporter permease → MKASLTLEKVSNFIGLGFFITLKDLFTGKLEKEAFKNFLRKTIVPLASILLFIGLWHLGAKSLYNIEAEFKIEKALQDQGQVAADALKACIASAESSCQPNTLPSPAQVWESFHSLLRDHRIISADKAAFIEKTAALNAKRIAEGKEAITYTGRPSFVDQIFRSLQTVFAGFLLALLIAVPLGIFIGLSATLKSAFNWFIQIFKPVSPVVWYLLVFMIVKTLLIDSNEDSSFTISFISVGFCSMWATLVNTAMGVSSVDKDYINVAKVLKLGTFQKIFKVILPSSLPLIFTGLKITLSVAWMVLIAIELLAQSPGLGLFVWEEFQNGANDSNAKIIVAMFVIGIIGFLLDRLMLTIQNWVSFDKTDAI, encoded by the coding sequence ATGAAAGCAAGTTTAACACTAGAGAAGGTTTCTAATTTTATAGGATTAGGTTTTTTTATAACATTAAAAGATCTGTTTACTGGAAAACTAGAAAAAGAAGCATTTAAAAACTTTTTACGCAAGACAATAGTGCCGCTTGCTTCCATTTTATTATTTATTGGTTTGTGGCATTTAGGGGCAAAGTCTTTATACAATATAGAGGCAGAATTTAAAATAGAAAAGGCTTTACAAGACCAAGGCCAAGTTGCGGCAGATGCTTTAAAAGCATGTATTGCTTCTGCTGAATCTAGTTGTCAGCCAAATACATTACCATCTCCTGCTCAGGTTTGGGAATCTTTCCATTCTTTATTAAGAGATCACAGAATTATTAGTGCAGATAAAGCTGCTTTTATAGAAAAAACAGCAGCTTTAAATGCCAAAAGAATTGCAGAAGGAAAAGAGGCAATTACCTACACGGGTAGACCTTCTTTTGTAGATCAAATATTTAGAAGTTTACAAACGGTATTTGCTGGGTTTTTATTGGCCTTATTAATTGCAGTTCCTTTAGGTATTTTTATAGGATTAAGTGCTACTTTAAAAAGTGCATTTAATTGGTTTATTCAGATTTTTAAGCCAGTATCACCTGTGGTTTGGTATTTATTAGTTTTTATGATTGTAAAAACATTGTTGATAGATTCTAATGAAGATAGTTCGTTTACCATTTCATTTATTAGTGTTGGTTTCTGTTCTATGTGGGCAACATTAGTAAATACTGCTATGGGAGTTTCTTCTGTAGATAAAGATTATATAAATGTTGCAAAAGTTTTAAAATTAGGAACTTTTCAGAAGATTTTTAAAGTAATCTTACCTTCTTCTTTACCTTTAATTTTTACAGGGTTAAAAATAACATTATCAGTTGCTTGGATGGTTTTAATAGCAATTGAACTTTTGGCACAGAGTCCTGGTTTAGGGTTGTTTGTGTGGGAAGAATTTCAAAATGGCGCAAACGATTCTAATGCAAAAATTATTGTAGCCATGTTTGTAATTGGTATTATCGGTTTTTTATTAGATAGATTGATGTTAACGATTCAGAATTGGGTGTCTTTTGATAAAACGGATGCAATATAA